Proteins encoded by one window of Lathyrus oleraceus cultivar Zhongwan6 chromosome 1, CAAS_Psat_ZW6_1.0, whole genome shotgun sequence:
- the LOC127131248 gene encoding uncharacterized protein LOC127131248, with translation MAHKLLFKPTFILTLTKQFTTKSHNYSHHHFLHHHHHHYPFFHSKISSSFLNLNTHPISLRSTTTTATAAAAIPNYGGYLDLTDDDLMRQCEMGTFKSSGPGGQHRNKRESAVRLKHLPTGIIAQASEDRSQHMNRASALKRLRSLIALKVRKTVDLDAYAPPRELLQILPPKSLIRGAEIGSQIGPNNPKFAMGMQALLDLIFAVDGSVSDAAKYLGLSTGAVSRLILSDDSLRKEVNDLRASKGMKPLK, from the exons ATGGCACACAAACTCCTCTTCAAACCAACATTCATTCTCACTCTCACAAAACAATTCACAACAAAATCTCACAACTATTCACACCACCActttcttcatcatcatcatcaccattaTCCATTTTTCCACTCCAAAATATCCTCTTCCTTTCTCAACCTCAACACTCACCCAATCTCACTTCGCTCCACAACCACCACCGCCACCGCCGCTGCCGCCATCCCCAATTACGGCGGTTACCTAGACCTAACAGACGATGACCTAATGCGCCAGTGCGAAATGGGCACATTCAAAAGCTCTGGTCCCGGGGGTCAACACCGTAACAAACGCGAATCTGCTGTTCGACTCAAACATTTACCCACTGGAATCATCGCTCAG GCTTCTGAAGATCGCTCTCAGCATATGAACCGCGCTTCTGCTCTCAAACGCCTTCGCTCTCTTATAGCTCTCAAAG TCAGGAAAACAGTGGATCTTGATGCTTATGCACCACCTCGAGAGCTTCTTCAGATACTCCCTCCCAAGTCATTAATTAGAGGGGCAGAGATTGGTTCACAAATTGGACCCAATAACCCAAAATTTGCAATG GGAATGCAAGCTCTTCTGGATCTCATTTTTGCAGTTGACGGATCCGTCTCAGATGCTGCAAAATATCTCGG GTTATCTACTGGAGCAGTGTCTCGGTTAATCCTTTCTGATGATTCACTTAGAAAGGAAGTAAATGATCTGCGGGCATCAAAG GGTATGAAGCCTCTCAAGTAG